A stretch of DNA from Vanacampus margaritifer isolate UIUO_Vmar chromosome 1, RoL_Vmar_1.0, whole genome shotgun sequence:
tgttttttatgcttctTGTGTTTCTTCTGTGAACTTGTCTTATCACTATTTTTGTCTCTAACATCCTCTGAAATCATTTCACTGCATGCAGCCACACCTGGAAGAGCACTGTCAAGGCGATAATAAGACAAATGTGAGGCACACGGTAACAAAATCCAACACATGGTCTACAATACATCAAACGTTACGTCCATATAACGTTAATCACActtatttacattacatttacatgAAGCATCAGAGTTTGTGGGACCAGAACATTAAAAACAGAACAACAAACACTGTCGGATGCAGTGcagttctgatttttttttttaatttattcaataattaataatacgAAGAAATTAAGATATTTTGAATGACTACCATTTCAGCAATCGATTGTAATCAAAACTTTATAGTATTACCTTGAACAAAATGTCATGTCGCATTCTAAGAATAAGCAGCTCCCATTGACACAATACGCGTTCTGAAGACAGGACTGAATACAACCACACCGTCATTAGTTTTAATATACATCACTTTATAACCCACCGGCATGCTGCTATGTAGTGCTATTGCGTTTAGGCAGGCTAGACAAGCGTAAAATACATTTAGCGGCCACTTTTTTGCTCAAACTGAAACTGTTCGGACTTTAATTGCGACAGTTTATTTGCGACATTTGTCTAGCTATGGCGCATGCAACACTAAATCTTGACATACGTTTTGTCGACATTCTGGTCTTCAATTTCTcgtattttattcaaaataaaatcttgaaaaatTTGCTCTATGTTGGCTGCCATTTCAAAGGAGTACAGCTACGAGGCCCGGGTAGAAACTATCGAAAAGTAAAGGTTCCGCTTTATGCTTTGGTTCCTCTCCTGATGGTTGTCTGAAttctttgatttattatttttcctcacAATAATCAGCGTTGAAAGGAAATGTCGGgttgtatttacttatttaacaTGGATCTCGGAGTActgacttaaaaaacaaacactttattTAACTCGAAGACGTGTATGTTGTCTTAAGATCATTGACAGAAAACAGGATGTGGGGAAACTGgaaatcatttatttcatggCATATATAACTTAGGAAAGTACAACCAGGAAACCATTGCATTGTCACGAAATGTCAGTGCTGACTGACAGAATGCTCTTATACATTTGCTCTGATGTCATACTACTGTAGAGGGCATCATTGCACAGTACAGATTCGGGAGCGCTGTATGACGTCACTTATGATTGAATACATTCACATTTGGTTTATCCAGTTGAATTGTCCTACAACTACAACAGATATGCATGCCTATTGATCACCCCACATGCCACATCTATGTTGTTCctctatctatgccagcgatAGTGACAATCAGagcaattaaatgctcttccattaTATGTCCAAGAGACAATAAACCTGTATGTtgacctgttgccattcatagaGTAAATCATGGCTATCTGTGTGGAATATATCAGCTTCGTGTTCAATTAAACAGGCCCAGGTTTCACACCGATTGTCACTTAGTGAGTAGATTGAGACATTATAATTTCAGTATTCACACTTGTGCTTGATGATGCGCTGCGTAAAATGTCTTCATGTAAACCGAGTGCATTGGCTCAATAAAGCTTGGAAACACTGAAGTGTAATACGCAAttcgtattatttttttattggcttggaggctcagcaacagTGATTTCTAGATCAGAATAATTCTTAGCACATCATATGAAGCCAAACTGACTAGAAAGGtggcccagtttttttttttttttttaactgtttaatTTGGGCATGGCTAGAAAAGGTCAAACCAAACTACCATGTCACATAATACAGATGTAGAAGGCCTTGCTGTGTCTGTCATACGTGGACAGTTATGTAGATGAATGAAACACAGAACAAGTATAACAATTCCTTGCTagtttacaagaaaaaaaacgacactTTCCATACATCTTAACATAGAAATGATAACAGGAACACCGCGAACACTACGTTCTCATTTTCAGAGGAATATTAGATTGTGAAGCAGCACATGTTGACTACACGTACGCCACACAAAACAGTTACAATAGAAAAGATGTGATGTCGCACACACACCATCTTAAGTTACCACCATGACAAGTCAAATTTTGTGGTGGGTAATATGTAGCTTTTGCATTTTAttgaaaagcaattttttttccccacccaaAACTTGAGTAATGCTTGCAAGAATGATACTGAATTTGTTGCGTGGGAATCTTTTGTCAATTACAAGCGTATCTCATGCACACATTAGTAATAGCACATCTAACAAATCCATAAACCAAGTTTCCAACCATATTATGAAGCATGAACATAATGTTTTACACACCTCAAAATTAGTATTCCATCATCCCAAAACCTCAAATTAGAGAGTTGTTATCGTACGGCTGAACTTCTGAAAAAGAAGTTCCAATCTTTCCCAAAAGACACAAATACAGCATCTGATCCTAAGTTCGCCTCCTTGCTAACGGGACAATGCAGCACCTCCCTAGGTACCTTCCCAAATTCAGAGAGCAAGCCTCAGAGAGCACATCTTCTGCGCTGCATGAATGACATCATGAGGATGATTTCACAGCTGTCACTCCAGTGCTGATAACTGCTCGACATTGTGCGTGTAATCGGGTCGGCGCGTCTGGACGATCTTGGGCCGTGGGGGCCGCGCCATGTTGTCCGGCTCGCTGTCATCCCGAGCCAAGCTGTCACCGAGCTCTTCTTTGCAAACATGGACCACCACACTGGGGGTGGTTGACGTGGCTGTGTGGAGCTCGTATTTGTCGCCTGGAGACAGTGGCAGAATAAAATACTATTCTTTCTACCATGTACATTGTTTGGATTGCTGTTTGTCAGCAAAACAACTACAAAATAGTCTACAATCTTATGCAGAGTTCATCTAAGGAGTAGAATCCATTACAACCATTCAACCCTGGCAAGGGCCTGTGGGCTACTGAATGAAGTAATGAGTACAAGCAATGGTCATCAAATGAATCGAATTAGGACAAATCAGTTTATTATTGTTTggggtttttctttttagatatCTGCTATCTCATGTATGTTAAATATGACAACTTGATAATCGATGTATTTTAACTGAAAAATCAGCCACCTCAAATGCACATTGCCAATTAAGTAAAGTGGTTATTAAGTAATTAGTAAATAATAACTAATTATACACAATAATTAGGTAAACATgcccaaatacaaaaaatgctCAATTCTGACGTGGTACCACAGATAATGGTGGCCAAGGGATTTTAGTATGACaacagtaggggtgttagaaaaaatcgattctgcattatatcgcaatattacagctcgccattctcgaatcgattcaagatgcggccgaatctatttttaaacaccaatttctttatgggaatattcaacaaaacgtcttacttggggttaggattcacacattaagcatggaagaatgttatattaatggaacattaagtcttaatattttattaacagactgcaacctgaattttcagataaataaatacattttcacacaaatcttacagtgtacatgtacaagtttactgattagtattttctaaatttgagtttaaatttttttttttcaaaaatcaatttatagatttgtatcgggattaatcagtttaattgtaattgttattttaattattaattggcAGAGATGTACAGTAAACTGCATGGAGAAAGTGAAGGAAAGAATAATGTGGTGTCCTgagcttaattttatttataaatcactttaaaacaaccatcactgcatacaaagtgcttaAATGGAGTAAAAAGCAGCTATGCCAAATCagccaaaagaaaagaaaataaattaattaataaatatcagGTAAGTAAATGAGTAAAACTATTTTTGATCTCTGAGACGCAACTTTAATGACGTACCGTGACGGTGGTAGGGGGTCAGAAATATCTGTAGCCACGGTAAAGCACCTCCAGcactttacattacattttaaaatattgtgcATTCATTTAATAAAGTTCTCAAACCTAAATCTGATTATAGTACTGTAGTACATTTGTGCACATGAGCCAAGTCTGCAATGATAAGAAGATGTAAAGATAGAACAGATTCAAATGTACCTGGTCCTAGTTTCGAAATGGCACACAGCAGGTCATAGTTGACAACAGGCATGGCGTCCTGAGACTGCTCCCAGCCAACTGGAGGTGAGGCGGGTGGGGAGATAAGGAACTGCTTCTCTGGCTTCGGCGGCTCAAGTCTAGGACTCCCAATGTGGACAGACTGCAAAGAAATGACAATGACCATAAGTCcaggcaatattaaaaaaaaaaaaaaaaaaaaaaaagtgtctctcGCTGACGTCACCTGAGCATAGTAGAGGCGCATCTCTTTGCCATGAAAATCAGTTTTGTGTAGTCGCAGTCTCGCCTCTGCCGCAGCCAGCGCATCGCTGAAATTAATCCTGACCCGGCGGAAGGACTTGAAGTACTGGAACTGAACATCTTGGTCAAAAGAATGGAATAAAGCCTCAAAGCTGGCCTGCAGTGAGGTGGAGGGGGAGAGTACGAGAGTGTGAGAAAAAAGGACTCACAAATTGATTTAACAATGAttgcacatcatcatcatcatttccaTCATTTTACAGCAGCGGtcctcaacctttttttgtgcCACAAACTGGTTTCTTGGAAAGCCATATTTCAACGGACtggattacaaaaaaacaacaacaaaggctTGTCATCTAATGCCAGGCGCTTGGGCTCCGTGTGCCGATGCCGTTTTGATGTCTTCATTGCCTCATTTGCGAGCAAGTTAGGACATATTACGATATTAAGCAGAGTGGGTTTGATGCATATGAGATGACTAGCAGTAAATATGTGCCTTAAGCAGGACTGGCAATatgtattttccttttcttgAAAATTGGAGGTTCACCTTCTGTTACATTATTTGGTCTGTTTGCAATGGcgctcaacaacaaaaaaaagtttttgttttttaactcatgtttgggttagggtttgaaatgagaGTTTTGACAGAGGTTaagcaatataaaaaaaggacAGCTATATGCATGGATGTGTACAATCACTGCTTATCTCACACTGTGCCTGGATtaggatattaaaaaaaggacaCATGATCCTCCTTTTATTCAGGCAGACACAGTCAACAACAGTGTGCTAAAAAGCTAAAATCACATAAAGAAGGTTAGTAGCAATAAGGTCTTTGAAAGAGGAGGTATGAATACATCACAACCGGTAACAAAAAAAGGAGTTGTCCCAGACAATAAGTACAAGTGACCATTTCTGTCTAGTAGTGCTGTGAAGCATCACATTATAACCAGGAAGCAGAGGAGCAGACATTTTGCTTACCTGAGCATCAGGATGAGTAAACACTTCCTGATTAGTCACTGAGGCGACCAGACATAAGTGGTTACACTTGGTGGTTTTGATGTGCATGACAGGACGCCAAAATCTTCTCCACTTAATTATTGAATTCGGGGTTCCCAAGAGGCTCTTGAAAGACAGCTGAGgggatgatgaagaggaaggaGGAGAGAAATGGGAAGGTCGGGGACTCGTAACCTTCCCCAGGGTGACAGGTGAGAAGAAATCTGATGCCCCGAAGCAAGAAAACAGGGgaagtttgttttttggctGAGTCCCTTTCTTCTAGCTTCCTCTGTCCTGGCACGGCCCCAAATGTAGATTCCAACGCCGTCCCAAATCAAGCATCTACTGTATCTGCTTTATAAATGATCCATCAGCTCGGAGGCAATCTGTAAATTGAATGTATTTTCCAGGCATTTGGGTGTGGAGAAATGACTCATTTTAGTCTGTCTCTCACGCTAGCTGCAtcgctctctctcctttttttttttttaatcacacccCTTCTAAAACACATTGACGCACTGCCCTCTAACTCAGCCATTCGCTGAGTTCCAACAGACAGGGATAGAGGGAGGAGTTTGTCTATTTTCTCAACAGATATAATTGGATGCCGACCGATCAGACGGAAATACGGACAGTGTGTGTATGAAGAGGTAAGTAATGACATCACCTGATGTTTGACACATCAAACATTACATTCAAATGTGGCAAAATAACCCCTTGGCAAGTCAGACTGGCTTACACACAAAAACCTTTGAGAGCATGTACAAGACATAAATGTGAATAAGCCAGAGGGAGAAAGACAGCAGCGAGAGAACAGCTGAGAAAAAGAACAGATGGCAGCTGAatagaggcagaaaaaaaggaatggAAAGAGTAACAGAGACATGACGGGTAGGAAGAATGCAAACTGGAGGGGTGAAGTACTGCTCATGGAAAGTATGCGGCATGATAACACGCTTTTATGAGGTATTAATAGCAAAGAGCGTGAAGAGAAAATTGTGTGATGTTATAGGGCTAACAAGTTAAGTTTAGCATTTGCATTCAATAGTTTACCACTTTCCATTCCTATTCACCCAGTATTTCTGTTGTGGCATTATGACTGTAGCTTTAAGGAAACATATGCAGtgtttcacaatttaaaacaattcctTGTCTTAACAAAAGATCTCTGAACTTctgtaaaaatacacaaaggataaagaattaCAGCACACTTAATGAcactgtaaagtgaattcagagatttagaaaaaatatatacatttaaaggtGATTGCTAAAAATGTGGAAAGACTGAGAACTGTGTTGTGATCAATCTTTTTAGAAATATGGCTTGAATTGTTATTCACCAATTCAATTTTCCTGCTATGTATTTTTTGGCATGGTTAAAATGAAACCCAGTGACACACTTGGTAATTTGGCCATCCAGCATAAGTCACCCACTTGCCCCAATATGTCAGAACTGAGCACCTTTGTTTACAACAGTTGTTATCGAGCACAATTGCAAGTTATTTACTTCTAATCACTTGGCCCATTTGTACCACTACAGagtgcagttagctagctagctagctatgcctacaaccccccaaaaatgcatcttccctGGATGCCACAATCTACAGAATAGCTTTGTGTCATTCAAATTACCAagtgttgtgtatttttgtgttattcagACAGCAGCATTGATCATTCAATGTTTAAAGAGTAAAGacttttgattcattcattccatCCACCACTTGTGACCAAAACTTTGAGGCGATTTGATAAGTCTCCTATAGGGAAAGCTTATCATGAACTTATAATTAATGGTCCCTTCCTGGCTGGAACCACTTGAAGGCACAAATAATTTTCATGTTCTTATACATGTACATGTGAGAGTCAGGCTGCTGCGCAACCCCCATTCTATATACCACAACCAAAACAACATGCACAGTGGAAAATGTTGTAACCTGAAGAGTCAGCTGACTCAGGAATCCTTACAGGCATTGTGTAAAAAGCACCAGGATCATagagaggaggaagaaacaTAATCACTACTATTTTTCCCCTTGGAGAAAAGAACTCACAATTTACTTTCATTTAATGGTTTTATCTAACAAAAATGCACTTCTGTAtcgtgttaaaaaaagaagaagttgtcTCTAGAGAAAAGGACATTCACTTCAGTTTTACTGTTTGCCTCTCATCAACGTGGCCAATATTCAAGATCTTGCTTAATCAAAACTTgtccacacacacttttgtaaaAGTTGAGGAATATTGAGTCTACTTATGACTTGGAGGTTTAGgaaaagtatatactgtatatctcaaACATGATGTGAGCAATGATACAGTATGAACAAACAATGggttgtactgtatgtactgtatccAAGATCTCCCAATTGCCTGCGAGCTTAGCAAGCATCCTGCCTGTTTCCACTGACTCAGACTTTCCAGTCTGATTAACATTGCAAACATCAGCATTTCGAATATTCAAATAAGAAAATATTGACAATTTTGAATACGCTGGATCTTCAATTTACTCTGTTGAGAAAACAGTAATTGTTTCCATTTGCTGAATTTATTTAACGCTGACAGTGCAGGTGTGATTGACACTTCTTAttagaggggaagtcaagtccaaaattttcttgacaataatgtgttttatgtgcCTCTCATAGTcaaaacacgacattctgattaatattgcgtttgtgtaaTGTGAgattagcagcaaaatccaccacacccgttttttgtgggttttttttttttccatttcaaggggcggccattttgccacttgctgtcaactgaaaatggcatcacagttgcttagggctcggGTAATAAGACCAACtttaacacacctgctcccCATTTACAACATAGACCTTGTAACACAAGCGAGTCACGTGACACCGCGGAGTGAAATGGCTAATTGGGCCCCATTTCAATATC
This window harbors:
- the rcan1b gene encoding calcipressin-1 isoform X1, which encodes MQQSENVCEEDATAVDVQVNALPNALVAYKMPEDLFNDGRLKASFEALFHSFDQDVQFQYFKSFRRVRINFSDALAAAEARLRLHKTDFHGKEMRLYYAQSVHIGSPRLEPPKPEKQFLISPPASPPVGWEQSQDAMPVVNYDLLCAISKLGPGDKYELHTATSTTPSVVVHVCKEELGDSLARDDSEPDNMARPPRPKIVQTRRPDYTHNVEQLSALE
- the rcan1b gene encoding calcipressin-1 isoform X2, with the translated sequence MHIKTTKCNHLCLVASVTNQEVFTHPDAQASFEALFHSFDQDVQFQYFKSFRRVRINFSDALAAAEARLRLHKTDFHGKEMRLYYAQSVHIGSPRLEPPKPEKQFLISPPASPPVGWEQSQDAMPVVNYDLLCAISKLGPGDKYELHTATSTTPSVVVHVCKEELGDSLARDDSEPDNMARPPRPKIVQTRRPDYTHNVEQLSALE